The genomic stretch CGTCGGCGTCCGCCCGCAGCACCCTGCTCGTCCCGGACAGCTTCAACAGCCAGGCGATTTACGAGGGGAGCCAGGCGGCATGACACCGCCCACGCCGACCCTGGAAACCGCGAACCTCGCACGCCGGACCGCCGCACGTTTCCGGGCCGAATGGCTGATGCTGATCCACGACCGGATGGTCTCTCCGGTAGACGTTTTGACGGAGGCTGCGCGGCCTGAAGCGCGTGCCCTGTTGAAGTTGTCGCTGCGCCAATTGCTGATCGCTCAGCCGGGTTGGGGAAGGACACGGGCAGACACCATTATCGACAAGATTTTGTCAGTCGCAGACGCTAAGATTGAGCGTCGGCAAGTGACCATTGGATGGCTTCTTGATCCGCGTGCCGGCGGCCGCAGATTTGCCGCCTGGCTGGATGCATTTGAGCCCCGTTCCGCACTGGGAGGAGGGGGGTTTCCGTACGCGAGAAGGAGCCCCCATGTCAGTGTCAGTGCTGGAGTCCCCGACGCTGCCCCAAACAGGGGTGGCCATGTCTGAGAACACCCACGACGCCATCCGTTCCATCGCCGGCGCAACCGGCCGTGTCCGCGACAACCTCGTCCACGATTTCATGCGCGCCCGCATGGGCTTGTTCAAGCAGATCGCCTGGGGCCTGTGCCGCCGCTTCGGCCACGCACCGGACCAGCACGTGGAGGACTTCGCCTCCATCGTCTCCATGACGGCCCTGAAGATGCTCACCGAGGAACTCGAGAACGACGAGCTGCTCGAGCGCATCGAGAACTGGGAAGGGATGCTCCGCGTCCAGGCCCGCGCCGCCGTCCGGGATTACATCGACAAGGAAGGCGCGCCCATGGCGGAGATGACCTCCGCGCTGCGGCGCAAGCGCGTCCTCGACGCAACCCGGGACGAGATCCGCAAGGAAATGGGCCGCGAACCCTCCGACCAGGAGATCGTGGACACCCACAACGCCAAGATGTGGGAGAAGCGCTCCAACCCGGTCAAGCAGGGTGTCATCGCGTCCGTGGAGGACCTCCGCGTCAGCCGGGCACAGGATGACATCGCCGACCATGACTACTCCGAGCCGATCGACACGGACTTCGTCCTGCACCCGGTCGAAGGCCCTCGGTTCATCCAGCTGATCGTGGAACGCACGAGCGCCTACAACGAGCGGCTGGGGAAGGCCGCTGAGTTGTGGCTCTCCGGCCTCTACAGCGAGGACCACGAGCCGAGGATCGCCACCGTCGATGAGATCGCCGAGGCCCTGGACGTCAGCCGCTCCACGGCCCGCGCGTACGTCCGCAAGATCAAGGAGTACGCGGTCCTGGTCGCCCAGGATGAGTTCGCGATCACCGAGGACGACGTCTAAGCCGGAACCCAGAAGGGCGGCAGCCATACCCGGCTGCCGCCCTTTTCCAGCTGCCGGCAGCAAAAGTGACACCCGTGCTCCGGTGAACCGCATAGGGGTTCACCATGGAAGAGATCTCAAACCAAACCGATCAGGACACCGGCGTGCAGGCAGACGGGGGCGCGACGCAGCCCTCCGGTCCGGCCGCAGCCGACACCAATGACCTCACCAGCCTCAACGTGCTGGATCCCAACTTCACCGGCCTGCCACCGTGGGAGGCGTCGGACTACGCCTCCAGCATCACCGGCTCCGGTGCCTTCAAGCTGATGGACTCCGGCGTCGCGCCGCTGGTCGCGGCCGCCCGCGGCTACACCCGCATCGACAAGACCAACTACACCGAGATGGCCCGCAAGATGCAGGTGGTCGGCAACTCCGGCCAGGGCAAGCGGTTCAAGCGGACCCTCTCGGCGCCCGGCAAAGACGGCATGGTCATGCCGTGGTACTCCCTGGCCGGCATCATGAAGGCCAAGCGCGAGGGTGAGCGCCCCGTTCCCCACACCTACCAGGTCCGCCCCGAGTTCCCGGAGAACAACGAGGCCGGAAAGCCGCTGAAATACGAGTTCGTTTCCAACGTCGGCACCCCGCTGGACCTGCACCCGGCCATCCCGACCGACTGGATCGACACCACCCCGGTTGTCATGTTCGCCGAAGGGATGCTCAAGGGCGACTCTGCCCTGTCCGCCTACCTGGTCCACAACGGCATCACCTACTCGGAGCTCCGCTCTGAAGGGGTCGAGAACCCGGTCGCGAAGCTGCGCGAGCTCCTCGAACGCATCCCCCACGATGAGCGCGTCCTGATCGTTTCCATCGGCGGCGTCTACAACGCCTCCGGCAACGCGGTGGACTGGCGCGAAATCACCCTGAAGGACCGCATCGGCTGGATCGCGTTCGACGCCGACATTGCGATCAACCCCGCAGTGCACGCCGCCGCGAACAAGCTCTCGACACAGCTGTTCGAGAAGTCCAAGATGGCCGAGGTCCTGTACCTGAACCCTCAGGTCACCACCGGTGATGACGGGTCCACCACCAAGGACGGTGTGGATGACTTCCTGGCCAAGCGGGGCAACTGGGCCGCCCTGATCAACCAGCTCGACGACGTCATGCCTGATGCTCCGGCCAAAAACGCCGAAGACAAGGCCGGCAACTGGCGTGTCGGCAAGACAGGGCAGTTCGTCGAGGAGTGCGTGGCGCTGAACACCGGCGCCGGCGGCACCATCGGTGAATACCGGTGGGAGAAGCGCGTCGAAATCGGCGGCCGCGTCGTGGCCCTGGAAGCCCGCCGCCAGCCCACCGACCAGGAACTGAAGACCGGCATCTTCAACCCGAACGTCAAGTACGAGGACATCGACGACGCCCAGGTCGAAATCGAAGTGTCCTGGCACCTGAACGGCCGCGACTTCACCGCCACCGTCACCGGCCCCGAATCCATCCTGGGCTACCGGCCCGAGGAATGGGACCGGAAGAAAGCCTCCGTGCCCCGCGAACTGCTGCTGCACCCGGAATGGCCCCCGCGCGGAGCCAAGGGCGAATCCTGGCTGTCGGCGATCAAGGCCAACCGGCCCGAGGATGTGGCGTTCAAGACCCGCTGGATGCAGATGGGCTGGGTCCCCGTCCAGGACGGCGACCCGGTATTCCTCATCGGCGACCAGATTGTCGGGGACGTCGAAGCCAACACCTCCGTCCTGCCCGGGATCAGCTCCCGGGAGATCGACGTCATCCAGAAATACGGCGTCGGAGAGAACATCAGCGGCGACTTCGATGACGATGACTTCCGTGCTGAAGCCAGGAAGAACTTCCGGGCCATCATGGACACCTACATCCACTCCAAGGCCTGGACTGACCTGTCCACCGCCACGGTGGTCCTGGCCGGCGCGCTGCGCCCGGTCATCCCGATCCGCCCCAAGGCGACCATCTACGTGTGGGGACCCAAGGGCAAGGGCAAGTCCTGGACTGCCGAGTGCATGATGCACTTCTGGGCCCGGCACCGCGGTGACTGGCACGAAGAGCTGCCGGGTTCGGCCAAGGACACGGCCGCGGCCATGGAGAACGCCGTCGCGCGCACCCCCATCTGGGTGATCGATGACCTGGCACCCTCCGCGGTCCGCCGCCAGGCGGAGCAGGAAGACGCCAAACTGGCCGACATCACCCGCGCCATCTTCAACAACGCCACGAAGCTGCGCATGAACGCTGACATGACGGTGAAGAAGTCCAACAAGCCGATGACCCAGCTGATCATGACCGCCGAGAACGAACTCAGCACCCCCTCGGCGAAGGAACGGCTCATCCCGCTCTACGTCGGCAAGGGCAAGCTGAACCCGGAGAAGGCGCCCACGGACGCCCTGAACGACATTGCCCGGGACAAGGGCACGCCGGCCCGCTTCACGGCCCAGGTCATCAAGTACATCCGCTACGCTGCAGCGACCCACCCGGGCGGCTGGGCCGCGTACGTGACCTCCATGGAGGCTGCCCGCGCCCGCCTGAAGGAACAGATCAGCGGCCTGATGAAGAAGATGGGTGCGGCCTCCGGGTCCCTGGAACGCACCTCGACCCTCGCAGCGGACGTCATGCTGACGTTCTACCTGCTGGAGAACCTGGCCCGTGAACTGGACATGGGTGCCGACTTTGCCAAGCAGTTCCGCGTCAACGCCGAGATGTCCATGTCCGTGATCCAGCTGGTCACCAACGCCCACGCCGAAAACCAGCAGGCCGCCCCCGGCATCTCCCTGGTCAAGGCACTGGCAGCCCTGCTCGCCTCCGGCCACGCCCACGTGATCTCAGGGGACGACCCGGCACGGCCCCCGATCGAAGGCACTGAGCAGAACGAAGCCATGGTCAACAGCCGGCTCGGCTGGGTGGTCGGCGGCGGCGATGGCAGCCTGCGGCCGGCAGGAACGAACATCGGCACCGTCGTTACCGTGATGGACAACAACCGGGAGCCGCAGAAGGTCGTGCTGTTCTCCTCGGAGACGGCCTTCAGCGCCGCGCAGAAGGCATACCCCTCCCTGATCCAGTTCGGGCAGGGGCCGACGGCAGCCTGGTCCAGCGTGTGGGATGAGAACCTGAACCCGCCCTACATCACCCGGATCAAGAACGGCCGCGGAACGCTGCTGGCGCCCTGGCGGAAGGGCAAGATCACCGGCATCCCCATCGCTGTCTCGCGACTGATCGACGGCGGCCTGTCCATCGAAGACCTGCCCGAGGCAAGCAACGAGGACTGACACCTTCCCAAGCAGGACAAAAGCCCCGTCGAATGGCGGGGCTTTTGCTTTGCCCAAGGGCCGATAAGTCTGGCGGTGCGGCATCCGGGAAGTAAATCAATGTCCTTCAGGACCTCGAGGTGAAGAATTGTGGAACCTGTGCAGAGATGGCCCAACAAGCAAAAAGGCCCCCGTTT from Pseudarthrobacter chlorophenolicus A6 encodes the following:
- a CDS encoding helix-turn-helix domain-containing protein, which encodes MSVSVLESPTLPQTGVAMSENTHDAIRSIAGATGRVRDNLVHDFMRARMGLFKQIAWGLCRRFGHAPDQHVEDFASIVSMTALKMLTEELENDELLERIENWEGMLRVQARAAVRDYIDKEGAPMAEMTSALRRKRVLDATRDEIRKEMGREPSDQEIVDTHNAKMWEKRSNPVKQGVIASVEDLRVSRAQDDIADHDYSEPIDTDFVLHPVEGPRFIQLIVERTSAYNERLGKAAELWLSGLYSEDHEPRIATVDEIAEALDVSRSTARAYVRKIKEYAVLVAQDEFAITEDDV